Proteins from one Rosa chinensis cultivar Old Blush chromosome 7, RchiOBHm-V2, whole genome shotgun sequence genomic window:
- the LOC112180041 gene encoding zinc finger MYM-type protein 1 encodes MFPRKQLSGSQKRKRKKREEEIIQSQRGSLDRYFVKETNESVENHVENLVNEPELHIHSDEFVENQNEVNEELGDIGENESDEIENNENPCHDEIIANELECLKSSADLNIFDPRVWDSLDSKMRDLLVEKGPITEYDINFPKDELGRHFSAEFYVRKLPNGETFARKWLIYLKELDKVFCFCCKLFKTARSRSQLASEGIRDWKHLSTTLNLHENSSEHLINLRTWAELRVRLNKNQTIDKELQELIKKDTEHWKEVMVRIVAVVKCLAKNNLAFRGTNEKIYEDSNGNFLGLLEMIVEFDPIMKQHFRLIQDKEIHYHYLSHKIQNELIGMLALNVKSAIIKKIKEAKYFSVILDCTPDASHKEQMTLIIRCVDVLNSPIKIEEFFLEFLNVEDTSGLGLFNELQAALKSLDLDIDCVRGQGYDNGSNMKGKHQGVQKRLLDINPRAFYMPCGCHSLNLVLCDMANSCHKAKSFFGTCQTIYTVFSNSTKRWSVLLEYIDDLTLKYLSTTRWESHIESVKGIKTQAAQIKEALKKLAEISDDGKVCRDAESLISGELSSFDFILSLVIWHDILYKINLVSKKLQSKDMLLDVAVKNLEGLVSYFEKYRQNGFNFAMTEAKEIANDMGVEPIFPIKRHLAYLDDDDLKSCCLNLETALRNGDGSDIDAKYLLMELQILQEMLPNEAYETDRPWTSIQIMEFAKKMDMFPSVMVAYRILLTIPVTVASAERSFSKLKLLKSYLRTTMTQDRLNGLAILTIERNMLVNVDYEKIIDDFASRNARRHHFR; translated from the exons ATGTTTCCTAGGAAACAACTCTCAggttctcaaaaaagaaaaagaaagaaaagagaagaagaaattattcAATCTCAACGGGGATCTTTAGATAGATATTTTGTTAAAGAAACAAATGAATCTGTTGAAAATCATGTTGAGAATTTAGTAAATGAACCTGAACTACATATTCATTCTGATGAGTTTGTAGAAAATCAGAATGAGGTGAACGAAGAACTTGGTGATATAGGTGAAAATGAAAGTGATGAAatagaaaataatgaaaatccTTGTCATGATGAAATTATTGCTAATGAACTTGAATGCTTGAAATCATCTGCTGATTTGAATATTTTTGATCCTAGAGTTTGGGATAGTCTAGATTCAAAAATGAGAGACTTGCTTGTAGAAAAAGGACCTATTACGGAATATGATATCAACTTTCCTAAGGATGAATTAGGTCGGCACTTTTCTGCTGAGTTTTATGTTCGAAAATTACCAAATGGTGAAACTTTTGCTAGAAAATGGTTGATTTACTTGAAAGAGCTAGATAAAGTTTTTTGTTTCTGCTGCAAATTATTTAAAACAGCTCGCTCGAGAAGTCAAttagcaagtgaagggataagAGATTGGAAACATCTTAGTACGACATTAAATTTACATGAAAACAGTTCTGAACACCTCATTAACTTGAGAACTTGGGCTGAGTTGCGAGTGAGATTGAATAAGAATCAAACAATTGATAAAGAGTTACAAGAGTTAATTAAGAAAGATACTGAACATTGGAAAGAGGTTATGGTCAGAATAGTTGCTGTTGTGAAATGTCTTGCAAAGAATAATTTGGCCTTTCGTGgaacaaatgaaaaaatttaTGAAGATTCTAATGGAAACTTTTTAGGCTTACTTGAAATGATTGTTGAGTTTGATCCTATAATGAAACAGCATTTTCGTCTTATTCAAGATAAAGAaattcattatcattatcttagccataaaattcaaaatgagTTGATTGGTATGTTGGCCTTAAATGTCAAGAGTGCAATcattaaaaaaatcaaagagGCAAAATATTTTTCGGTAATCCTTGATTGCACTCCTGATGCAAGTCACAAAGAACAGATGACTTTAATTATAAGATGCGTAGATGTGTTGAATTCTCCTATAAAAATAGAAGAGTTCTTTTTAGAATTTCTAAATGTGGAAGATACATCTGGTTTAGGGCTTTTTAATGAATTACAAGCAGCTTTGAAATCTCTTGATTTAGATATTGATTGTGTGCGAGGACAAGGCTATGATAATGGTTCTAATATGAAAGGAAAACACCAAGGTGTTCAAAAAAGATTGCTTGATATAAATCCTAGAGCCTTTTATATGCCGTGTGGTTGTCATTCTCTTAATTTAGTATTGTGTGACATGGCCAACTCTTGTCATAAAGCAAAATCTTTTTTTGGAACATGTCAAACAATTTATACGGTGTTCTCTAATTCTACAAAGCGATGGAGTGTTTTACTTGAATATATAGATGACTTGACTTTGAAATATTTGTCAACTACACGCTGGGAAAGTCATATTGAAAGTGTCAAAGGTATAAAAACTCAAGCTGCCCAAATAAAAGAAGCCTTAAAAAAATTGGCAGAAATTAGTGATGATGGAAAAGTGTGTAGGGACGCTGAATCTTTGATATCTGGTGAACTTTCaagctttgattttattttaagtTTGGTTATTTGGCATGACATTTTGTATAAAATTAACTTGGTTAGTAAAAAGTTACAATCCAAAGATATGCTTCTTGATGTTGCCGTGAAGAACTTAGAGGGACTAGTTTCTTATTTTGAAAAGTATAGGCAAAATGGGTTTAATTTTGCCATGACTGAAGCTAAAGAAATTGCAAATGACATGGGAGTTGAGCCTATATTTCCTATAAAACGTCAC TTAGCTTATTTGGATGATGATGACTTGAAAAGTTGTTGTTTGAATCTTGAAACTGCTTTGAGAAATGGTGATGGTTCTGACATTGATGCGAAATATTTGCTTATGGAGTTACAAATTTTGCAGGAAATGTTGCCGAATGAGGCATATGAAACAGATAGGCCTTGGACATCCATTCAAATTATGGAGTTTGCAAAGAAAATGGATATGTTTCCAAGTGTTATGGTTGCCTATAGGATTTTATTAACTATACCGGTGACGGTAGCATCCGCTGAAAGAagtttttcaaaattaaaattattaaaatcTTATTTGCGGACTACCATGACTCAAGATAGGCTGAATGGATTAGCTATTTTAACCATTGAAAGAAATATGTTGGTAAATGTTGACTATGAGAAGATAATTGATGATTTTGCTTCAAGAAATGCAAGAAGGCATCATTTCAGATGA